From one Pan troglodytes isolate AG18354 chromosome 13, NHGRI_mPanTro3-v2.0_pri, whole genome shotgun sequence genomic stretch:
- the ZDBF2 gene encoding DBF4-type zinc finger-containing protein 2 isoform X1: MQKRQGYCSYCRVQYNNLEQHLFSAQHRSLTRQSRRQICTSSLMERFLQDVLQHHPYHCQESSSTQDETHVNTGSSSEVVHLDDAFSEEEEEDEDKVEDEDATEERPSEVSEPIEELHSRPHKSQEGTQEVSVRPSVIQKLEKGQQQPLEFVHKIGASVKKCNLVDIGQATNNRSNLVRPPVICNAPASCLPESSNDRPVTANTTSLPPAAHLDSVSKCDPNKVEKYLEQPDGASRNPVPSSHVETTSFSYQKHKESNRKSLHMNSDKLVLWKDVKSQGKTLSAGLKFHERMGTKGSLRVKSPSKLAVNLNKTDMPSNKGIFEDTIAKNHEEFFSNMDCTQEEKHLVFNKTAFWEQKCSVSSEMKFECSSLQSASDQPQETAQDLNLWKEEQIDQEDNYESRGSEMSFDCSSSFHSLTDQSKVSAKEVNLSKEVRTDVQYKNNKSYVSKISSDCDDILHLVTNQSQMIVKEISLQNARHISLVDQSYESSSSETNFDCDASPQSTSDYPQQSVTEVNLPKEVHIGLVDKNYGSSSSEVSADSVFPLQSVVDRPPVAVTETKLRKKAHTSLVDNYGSSCSETSFDCDVSLESVVDHPQLTVKGRNLKGRQVHLKHKKRKPSSAKAHLDCDVSLGTVADESQRAVEKINLLKEKNADLMDMNCESHGPEMGFQADAQLADQSQVAEIEPQKVDVDLENKSIQSSRSSLSSDSPASLYHSAHDEPQEALDEVNLKELNIDMEVKSYDCSSSELTFDSDPPLLSVTEQSHLDAEGKERHIDLEDESCESDSSEITFDSDIPLYSVIDQPEVAVYEEETVDLESKSNESCVSEITFDSDIPLHSGNDHPEVAVKEVIQKEEYIHLERKNDEPSGSEISSDSHAPLHSVTNSPEVAVKKLNPQKEEQVHLENKENEPIDSEVSLDYNIIFHSVTGRSEDPIKEISLHTKEHMYLEHKSVFEASLDSDVPLQAATHKPEVIVKETWLQREKHAEFQGRSTEFSGSKTSLDSGVPHYSVTEPQVAVNKINRKKQYVLENKNDKCSGSEIILDSNVPPQSMTDQPQLAFLKEKHVNLKDKNSKSGDSKITFDSEQLQEAVKKIDQWKEEVIGLKNKINEPSTYKLIHHPDVSVQSVADQPKVAIKHVNLGNENHMYLEVKNSQYSCSEMNLDSGFLGQSIVNRPQITILEQEHIELEGKHNQCCGSEVSFDSDDPLQSVADRLRETVKEISLWKDEEVDTEDRRNEAKGFEIMYDSDVLQPVAGQPEEVVKEVSLWKEHVDLENKIVKPTDSRINFDSHEPLQSVTNKIPGANKEINLLREEHVCLDDKGYVPSDSEIIYVSNIPLQSVIKQPHILEEEHASLEDKSSNSCSPEESSDSNDSFQAAADELQKPVKEINLWKEDHIYLEDKSYKLGDFDVSYASHIPVQFVTDQSSVPVKEINLQKKDHNDLENKNCEVCGSEINCHSCVHLQSEVDQPQVSYKEADLQKEEHVVMEEKTDQPSDSEMMYDSDVPFQIVVNQFPGSVKETHLPKVVLVDLVPSDSDYEVISDDIPLQLVTDPPQLTVKDINCINTECIDIEDKSCDFFGSEVRCNCKASTPSMTNQCKETFKIINRKKDYIILGEPSCQSCGSEMNFNVDASDQSMTYESQGPDEKMVKYIDSEDKSCGYNGSKGKFNLEDTSHRTTHRLQKAHKEASLRKDTRNAGLKGKSCQSSASAVDFGASSKSVLYRRADKKKRSKLKHRDLEVSCEPDGFEMNFQCAPPLLSDTDQPQETVKKRHPCKKVSFDLKEKNRDSQSSSVPKVDSVRNLKKAKDVIEDNPDEPVLEALPHVPPSFVGKTWSQIMREDDIKINALVKEFREGRFHCYFDDDCETKKVSSKGKKKVTWADLQGKEDTAPTQAVSESDDIVCGISDIDDLSVALDKPCHRHPPAERPPKQKGRVASQCQTAKISHSTQTSCKNYPVMKRKIIRQEEDPPKSKCSRLQDDRKTKKKVKIGTVEFPASCTKVLKPMQPKALVCVLSSLNIKLKEGEGLPFPKMRHHSWDNDIRFICKYKRNIFDYYEPLIKQIVISPPLSVIVPEFERRNWVKIHFNRSNQNSSAGDNDADGQGSASAPLMAVPARYGFNSHQGTSDSSLFLEESKVLHAREVPKKRNFQLTFLNRDVVKISPKSVRNKLLESQSKKKIHGKRVTTSSNKLGFPKKVYKPIILQQKPRKASEKQSIWIRTKPSDIIRKYISKYSVFLRHRYQSKSAFLGRYLKKKKSVVSRLKKAKRTAKVLLNSSVPPAGAEELSSAIANPPPKRPVRASCRVARRRKKTDESYHGRQKGPSTPVRAYDLRSSSCLQQRERMMTRLANKLRGNEVK; encoded by the exons catttgTTCAGTGCTCAGCACAGGAGTTTGACCAGACAGAGTAGACGTCAAATATGTACCAGTAGTTTGATGGAACGTTTCTTACAGGATGTACTGCAGCACCACCCATATCATTGTCAAGAGAGCAG TTCAACACAAGATGAGACACATGTGAATACTGGGTCATCGTCTGAAGTGGTGCATTTGGATGATGCTTTttctgaagaagaggaagaggatgagGATAAGGTTGAGGATGAGGATGCTACCGAAGAGAGACCATCCGAGGTTTCAGAACCTATTGAAGAGTTACATTCCAGACCTCATAAATCTCAGGAAGGCACGCAGGAGGTTTCAGTTCGACCATCAGTTATTCAAAAACTGGAGAAGGGACAGCAGCAGCCCTTGGAGTTTGTTCATAAAATTGGGGCCAGTGTGAAAAAATGTAACCTAGTAGATATTGGTCAGGCTACAAATAATAGAAGCAACTTGGTACGCCCCCCAGTGATTTGTAATGCTCCTGCTAGTTGTTTACCTGAAAGCTCTAACGATAGACCAGTTACAGCTAATACAACTAGTTTACCACCAGCAGCTCATTTGGATTCAGTTAGCAAATGTGACCCAAACAAAGTTGAGAAATATCTTGAACAGCCAGATGGGGCCTCTAGAAATCCTGTGCCATCATCCCATGTAGAAACTACTTCATTTTCTTATCAGAAACATAAAGAATCAAATAGGAAATCTTTACACATGAATTCAGATAAGTTGGTTTTGTGGAAAGATGTAAAATCTCAGGGTAAAACTTTATCAGCTGGCTTGAAATTCCATGAACGCATGGGTACTAAGGGCTCCTTAAGAGTTAAATCTCCTTCCAAATTAGCAGTAAACCTGAATAAAACTGACATGCCTTCTAATAAAGGAATCTTTGAAGATACTATTGCAAAGAACCATGAGGAATTCTTTTCTAACATGGATTGTACCCAAGAAGAAAAGCATTTGGTTTTTAACAAGACAGCCTTTTGGGAACAGAAGTGCTCAGTGAGTTCTGAAATGAAGTTTGAGTGTAGCTCTCTTCAGTCAGCATCTGATCAGCCCCAAGAGACTGCACAAGACTTAAATCTTTGGAAGGAGGAGCAAATTGACCAAGAAGATAACTATGAATCTAGAGGTTCAGAAATGAGTTTTGATTGCAGTTCCTCTTTTCATTCACTGACTGACCAATCTAAAGTGAGTGCCAAAGAAGTAAACCTTTCCAAGGAAGTACGTACTGATGTACAGTATAAGAATAATAAATCTTATGTTTCTAAAATAAGTTCTGATTGTGATGACATTCTTCACTTGGTTACCAACCAATCCCAAATGATTGTTAAAGAAATAAGTCTTCAGAATGCAAGGCATATTAGCCTGGTTGACCAAAGCTATGAATCTAGTAGTTCTGAAACGAATTTTGATTGTGATGCTTCACCTCAGTCCACTAGTGACTACCCCCAACAATCTGTAACAGAAGTAAACCTTCCTAAGGAAGTGCACATTGGTTTGGTTGATAAGAACTATGGTTCCAGTAGCTCTGAAGTAAGTGCTGATTCTGTTTTCCCACTGCAGTCAGTGGTTGACCGACCCCCAGTGGCTGTCACAGAAACAAAACTTCGGAAGAAGGCTCATACCAGCTTGGTTGATAACTATGGATCGAGTTGTTCTGAAACAAGTTTTGATTGTGATGTTTCTCTTGAGTCAGTAGTTGATCATCCCCAACTGACTGTCAAAGGAAGAAACCTGAAAGGTAGACAAGTCCACCTAAAACATAAGAAGCGTAAACCCAGTAGTGCTAAAGCACATCTTGATTGTGATGTCTCACTTGGGACAGTTGCAGATGAATCCCAGAGGGCTGTTGAAAAGATAAATCTTCTGAAGGAGAAGAATGCTGACCTTATGGATATGAACTGTGAATCCCATGGTCCTGAAATGGGTTTTCAGGCTGATGCTCAATTAGCTGACCAGTCTCAAGTAGCCGAAATAGAGCCTCAGAAAGTGGATGTTGACCTTGAGAATAAGAGTATTCAGTCGAGCCGTTCTTCTCTGAGTTCTGATTCTCCGGCTTCTCTTTATCATTCAGCTCATGATGAGCCTCAAGAAGCTTTGGATGAAGTAAATCTTAAAGAGTTAAATATTGACATGGAAGTTAAGAGCTATGATTGCTCCAGCTCTGAGTTGACTTTTGATTCTGACCCGCCTCTTCTGTCAGTTACTGAGCAGTCTCATCTGGATGCTGAAGGAAAAGAACGGCACATTGACCTGGAAGATGAGAGCTGTGAGTCAGATAGTTCTGAAATAACTTTTGATTCTGATATTCCTCTTTATTCAGTAATTGACCAACCTGAAGTAGCTGTTTATGAGGAAGAAACTGTTGATCTGGAAAGTAAAAGTAATGAATCTTGTGTCTCTGAAATAACTTTTGATTCTGATATTCCTCTTCATTCAGGAAATGATCACCCTGAAGTAGCTGTTAAAGAAGTAATTCAGAAAGAAGAGTACATTCACTTAGAAAGGAAGAATGATGAACCCAGTGGTTCTGAAATAAGTTCGGATTCCCATGCCCCTCTTCATTCAGTGACTAATTCTCCCGAAGTAGCTGTTAAAAAGCTAAATCCTCAAAAAGAAGAGCAGGTACActtagaaaataaggaaaatgaaccTATTGATTCTGAAGTAAGTTTGGATTATAATATCATTTTTCATTCAGTGACTGGACGTTCTGAAGATCCCATTAAAGAAATAAGCCTTCACACAAAAGAGCACATGTACTTAGAACATAAGAGTGTTTTTGAAGCAAGTTTGGATTCTGATGTCCCTCTTCAGGCAGCAACTCACAAACCTGAAGTAATTGTCAAAGAAACATGGCTTCAAAGAGAAAAGCACGCTGAATTCCAAGGTAGAAGTACTGAATTCAGTGGTTCAAAAACAAGTTTAGATTCTGGTGTCCCTCATTATTCAGTAACTGAACCTCAAGTAGCTGttaacaaaataaacagaaagaagcaATATGTTCTAGAAAACAAGAATGATAAATGTAGTGGTTCTGAAATAATTTTGGATTCTAATGTTCCACCTCAGTCAATGACTGACCAACCTCAACTAGcttttttgaaggaaaaacatGTTAATCTGAAGGACAAAAACAGTAAATCAGGTGATTCTAAAATAACTTTTGATTCTGAACAACTTCAGGAAGCGGTTaaaaaaatagaccaatggaaggaAGAGGTTATTGGCCTGAAAAATAAGATTAATGAACCTAGTACTTATAAATTAATACATCATCCTGATGTTTCTGTCCAGTCTGTGGCTGATCAACCCAAAGTAGCTATTAAACATGTAAACCTTGGGAATGAAAACCATATGTACTTGGAAGTTAAGAACAGCCAATATAGTTGTTCAGAAATGAATTTGGATTCTGGTTTCTTGGGTCAGTCAATAGTCAATCGACCTCAAATAACTATTTTGGAGCAGGAGCACATTGAACTGGAAGGTAAGCACAATCAATGTTGTGGTTCTGAAGTAAGTTTTGATTCTGATGACCCTCTTCAGTCAGTGGCTGACCGGCTGAGAGAAACCGTTAAAGAAATAAGCCTTTGGAAGGATGAAGAAGTTGACACGGAAGATAGGAGAAATGAAGCTAAGGGTTTTGAAATTATGTATGATTCTGATGTTCTTCAGCCAGTGGCTGGCCAACCTGAAGAAGTAGTTAAGGAGGTCAGTCTTTGGAAAGAGCATGTTGACTTGGAAAATAAGATTGTCAAACCTACAGATTCCAGAATAAATTTTGATTCTCATGAACCCCTTCAGTCCGTAACTAATAAAATTCCAGGGGcgaataaagaaataaatcttttGAGGGAGGAACATGTTTGTCTGGATGATAAGGGCTATGTGCCCAGtgattctgaaataatttatgtttcaAATATCCCTCTTCAGTCAGTGATAAAACAACCACACATTTTGGAAGAGGAGCATGCCAGTCTGGAAGATAAGAGCAGTAATTCTTGTAGTCCTGAAGAAAGTTCTGATTCCAATGACTCTTTTCAGGCAGCAGCAGATGAGCTTCAAAAACCTGtcaaagaaataaatctttgGAAGGAAGACCATATTTACCTGGAAGATAAGAGCTATAAATTAGGTGATTTTGATGTAAGTTATGCTTCTCATATTCCTGTTCAGTTTGTGACTGATCAATCTTCTGTACCTGTCAAAGAAATAAACTTGCAAAAGAAGGATCATAATGATCTAGAAAATAAGAACTGTGAAGTCTGTGGTTCTGAAATAAATTGTCATTCTTGTGTTCATCTTCAGTCAGAAGTTGACCAACCTCAAGTGTCTTACAAAGAGGCAGACCTTCAGAAGGAAGAGCATGTTGTCATGGAAGAAAAGACCGATCAACCTAGTGATTCAGAAATGATGTATGATTCTGATGTTCCTTTTCAAATAGTAGTTAACCAATTTCCAGGATCAGTCAAAGAAACCCACCTTCCAAAGGTGGTACTTGTGGATCTGGTGCCCAGTGATAGTGATTATGAAGTAATTTCAGATGATATTCCCCTTCAGTTAGTGACTGACCCACCTCAGTTGACTGTCAAAGATATCAACTGTATAAATACAGAATGTATTGATATAGAAGATAAGAGCTGTGACTTTTTTGGTTCTGAAGTCAGATGTAATTGTAAAGCCTCTACTCCCTCAATGACAAACCAATGCAAAGAGACTTTCAAAATAATAAACCGGAAGAAGGACTATATTATTCTGGGAGAGCCAAGTTGTCAATCTTGTGGTTCTGAAATGAATTTTAATGTTGATGCCTCTGATCAGTCCATGACTTACGAGTCACAAGGACCTGATGAGAAAATGGTGAAATATATTGATTCAGAAGATAAGAGCTGTGGATATAATGGTTCTAAAGGAAAATTTAATTTGGAAGACACTTCTCATCGAACGACTCACCGACTGCAGAAAGCTCACAAAGAAGCCAGCCTTCGGAAAGATACAAGAAATGCTGGCCTAAAAGGTAAGAGCTGTCAGTCTAGTGCTTCTGCAGTGGATTTTGGTGCCTCTTCCAAGTCAGTGCTCTATCGAAGGGCTGATAAAAAAAAACGTTCGAAGCTAAAACATAGAGATCTAGAAGTGAGCTGTGAACCGGATGGTTTTGAGATGAATTTTCAGTGTGCTCCCCCTCTTCTGTCTGATACTGATCAGCCTCAAGAAACTGTTAAGAAAAGACACCCTTGTAAGAAGGTATCTTTtgacttgaaagaaaagaaccgTGATTCCCAGTCAAGCTCTGTTCCCAAGGTTGATTCTGTAAGGAACCTGAAAAAAGCAAAGGATGTCATAGAAGATAATCCTGATGAACCAGTTCTTGAAGCCTTGCCTCATGTACCTCCTTCATTTGTGGGGAAAACATGGTCTCAGATAATGAGAGAAGATGACATAAAAATTAATGCTCTGGTGAAGGAGTTTAGGGAAGGTCGTTTCCACTGTTACTTTGATGATGACTGTGAGACCAAAAAAGTTTCTtcgaaggggaaaaaaaaggttaCCTGGGCTGACTTGCAAGGTAAGGAGGACACTGCACCAACTCAAGCTGTGTCAGAGAGTGATGATATTGTCTGTGGTATTTCAGATATTGATGACTTGTCAGTGGCCTTAGATAAACCATGCCATCGTCATCCTCCAGCAGAGAGGCCTCCTAAGCAAAAGGGGCGTGTGGCTTCTCAATGCCAGACAGCGAAAATCAGCCATAGTACTCAGACCAGTTGTAAGAATTACCcagtgatgaaaagaaaaataattagacaaGAGGAAGACCCACCAAAAAGTAAGTGTTCACGTTTACAGGATGacagaaaaaccaaaaagaaagtcAAAATTGGGACAGTTGAATTTCCTGCATCATGTACTAAAGTTTTGAAGCCTATGCAACCCAAAGCCTTAGTCtgtgttctttcttctttaaatattaaactgAAGGAGGGTGAAGGCCTTCCTTTCCCTAAAATGAGGCACCATAGTTGGGATAATGATATTCggtttatatgcaaatataaacGGAATATCTTTGATTATTATGAGCCCTTGATTAAGCAAATTGTAATTAGTCCTCCCCTGAGTGTAATAGTACCAGAGTTTGAGAGGCGTAACTgggttaaaattcattttaataggAGCAACCAAAACTCCAGTGCAGGAGATAATGATGCTGATGGACAAGGCTCTGCTTCAGCGCCTTTAATGGCAGTGCCGGCAAGATATGGATTTAATTCACATCAGGGAACCAGTGACTCTTCTCTGTTTCTGGAAGAATCAAAGGTTCTGCATGCTCGTGAGgttccaaagaaaagaaatttccagCTAACATTTTTAAATCGTGATGTTGTCAAAATCTCTCCAAAATCAGTTAGAAATAAGCTTTTGGAAAgtcaaagtaaaaagaaaattcatggaAAGAGAGTGACAACTAGTAGTAATAAGCTAGGTTTTCCCAAAAAGGTTTATAAACCAATTATTCTCCAGCAAAAACCCAGAAAAGCTTCAGAGAAACAGTCAATTTGGATTCGGACCAAACCAAGTGATATCATTAGAAAGTATATTTCGAAATACTCTGTCTTTTTACGTCATAGATATCAGTCCAAGAGCGCTTTTCTTGGAAGgtatctgaagaagaaaaaatctgTTGTCAGTAGGCTAAAGAAGGCGAAGAGAACAGCTAAAGTGCTTTTGAACTCTTCAGTTCCACCAGCTGGTGCCGAAGAGCTGTCAAGCGCTATCGCAAATCCTCCTCCAAAGCGACCTGTGCGGGCTTCTTGCCGCGTtgcaagaaggaggaagaagactGATGAAAGCTACCATGGCCGACAGAAAGGTCCTTCTACACCTGTGAGAGCATATGATCTGAGAAGCTCATCTTGTTTACAACAACGTGAGAGAATGATGACTCGGCTAGCAAACAAACTGAGAGGTAATGAGGTAAAATAG